One genomic window of Chloroflexota bacterium includes the following:
- a CDS encoding SDR family oxidoreductase encodes MKALVVGAPGQVGSALMRILPTAGFEAVGTYRSRPRPGMQRLDVTDGAAVDDVIDRERPALVFLTAALTAVDYCEDHADEATAINVRGSAAVARAAARHGAKLVFYSTEYVFDGAAGPYGEDDPISPAGVYAWSKAEGERAVLDAAPDALIARTTVVFSWDPDSLNFGMQVWKRLSAGERMRVPGDQVSNPTLADFLALATIVLAQDDVRGIVNVVGQDRVDRATFARRLAAGLGLDAGLIDAVATADLHQAAARPLNAGLRTEKLAALLGRPPMSLDDAIAIFARRARAGTSAAT; translated from the coding sequence ATGAAAGCGCTGGTGGTCGGCGCGCCGGGCCAGGTCGGGTCCGCGCTCATGCGCATCTTGCCCACGGCCGGCTTCGAGGCGGTCGGCACCTACCGATCGCGCCCGCGCCCAGGGATGCAGCGCCTGGATGTGACCGATGGCGCCGCCGTGGACGACGTCATCGATCGCGAACGGCCAGCGCTGGTCTTTCTCACCGCGGCGCTCACCGCGGTGGACTACTGCGAGGACCATGCCGACGAGGCGACGGCCATCAACGTGCGCGGGTCGGCCGCCGTTGCGCGGGCCGCGGCGCGGCACGGGGCGAAGCTCGTGTTCTACTCCACGGAGTACGTCTTCGACGGCGCGGCGGGGCCCTACGGCGAGGATGACCCGATCAGTCCGGCGGGCGTCTACGCGTGGAGCAAGGCCGAGGGCGAGCGGGCGGTGCTGGACGCGGCGCCCGACGCGCTGATCGCCCGCACGACGGTCGTATTCAGCTGGGACCCGGACTCGCTCAACTTCGGCATGCAGGTGTGGAAGCGCTTGTCGGCGGGCGAGCGGATGCGCGTGCCGGGCGACCAGGTGAGCAATCCGACGCTGGCCGACTTTCTCGCCCTGGCCACCATCGTGCTCGCCCAGGACGACGTGCGCGGGATCGTGAACGTCGTGGGGCAGGACCGGGTGGATCGGGCGACCTTCGCACGGCGTCTGGCGGCGGGCCTGGGGCTCGATGCCGGCCTCATCGACGCGGTCGCCACGGCGGACCTCCATCAGGCCGCGGCGAGGCCGTTGAACGCCGGCCTGCGGACGGAGAAGCTGGCCGCGCTGCTCGGCCGCCCGCCCATGAGCCTCGACGACGCCATCGCGATCTTTGCGCGGCGCGCCCGCGCGGGGACGAGCGCCGCCACGTGA
- a CDS encoding HIT family protein, whose amino-acid sequence MTESPCAFCAIVAGRIDAAIVFEDDVSIAFLDHRPLFLGHTLLVPRLHVELLPDLPAELLQPFFGAAQLLTRAVQEATAADGAFLALNHRVSQSVPHVHLHIIPRRFHDGLRGFFWPRQRYPDADQMAETARSISAAAARLRGG is encoded by the coding sequence GTGACGGAATCGCCATGCGCCTTCTGCGCGATCGTCGCCGGGCGCATCGACGCGGCGATCGTCTTCGAGGACGACGTGTCCATCGCGTTTCTCGACCACCGGCCGCTCTTTCTCGGCCATACCCTCCTGGTGCCGCGGCTGCACGTCGAGCTGCTCCCGGACCTTCCCGCCGAGCTGCTGCAGCCCTTCTTCGGGGCCGCGCAGCTCCTGACGCGCGCGGTTCAGGAGGCGACGGCCGCCGACGGCGCGTTCCTGGCCCTCAACCACCGGGTGAGCCAGAGCGTGCCCCACGTGCACCTCCACATCATCCCGCGACGCTTTCACGACGGGCTGCGTGGCTTTTTCTGGCCACGGCAGCGCTACCCCGACGCCGATCAGATGGCGGAGACCGCGCGCAGCATCAGCGCCGCGGCCGCGCGCCTACGGGGTGGGTGA